TACTAAACACAGTGGCACAACGGAAGAGCAGCCCGGCTGTCTTTCCAGAAAAGGATGAACTGAGTATATATTCTGCATTACAGTCACATCCATTATCAATTAACAGCACACTTAGAAATGCACATGTTTAAAAGAACTGGCAATTGTAATGTGCCCTGAAGGAGAGACAATCCTGTAAGTGTGTGCCTCATACTGACAATTAGAAGGAACTGCAGATGAATAAAGTACTGTGGAAACAATACTGAGCCTACACATTACCATCTGAAGATAAGAAATCGATGGAAACAACACTGAGCCTACACATTACCATCTGAAGATAAGAAATCGATGGAAACAACACTGAGCCTACACATTACCATCTGAAGATAAGAAATCGATGGAAACAATACTGAGCCTACACATTACCATCTGAAGATAAGAAATCGATGGCAAATGCAAAGCAGTCCTTTACATCTGCAAGTCTGTTTCAGGTGTGAACCTCTGCTCATGATGGGCGAGTGAACCTTACTGTTCAAACAAAGGGGGAGTCATGGCTCACTTAAGAGAACTCGCTCTCACATCGGCCAGGGGTCCAACTGGCCTTGGATTAGCCTGAATGGGTCACCTTTTGAAACAAAAAATGAGTAACAGCTTTGCGAATCCTAGATCTAAGTCAGGTCAGTAGCAATGTGTCGTCCAATTACAATCATAGATCAAGGCATTCTTGACGTCACTGTTTCACCTCTGTTGTTGGAAACTACAACATAAACTCACTCAAATTCTGAACAAAATGCACACTGattgacaaaatgtttgtttAGATGTTCTCAGTTTTTGTCTTGTGTTTCTGGATATTCCCATTTCTTTTCAAGCAGGAAACACAAAAGGCAGTGTTTTACAATAGTATTACAACAATACGTCCTGATTTTACACCACAGAGGGACAAAGTGTTTGGTTATTATACACCTGCCTGCATTGTTTCCttacaaagaaaacagaaattGACATGTTTCCATGAAGTGCTCAGCTCAGACTGCCGGGCAAGTACAGGCAATTAAAGGCAGTAATAAAATGACTGACATGAAAAACTGTGCATCTCcgcaaacatatttaaaaaaaaaacagttttgcattattttgctGCTGGAAACAGTGCATAACAACATTGAGGATGTATCTGAAGCAGAAGCAACTCCGATTTCATAATGCCTGATAACTGCTGTGCTGTTAAGCGTACTTGAAAAACTGACAGCTTAGCAATATTATGAGATCTGCACTTTATCTCAGAAGGTTTCCTCATGTGGCGATGCTGTTTGCAAGGCCAGTTTGATTTAAAGTACTGCATGCAACACTACCGTGGTATTGCTTGTTGCTCTGAACTGTAGCCAAACCCTTTTTATTTACTTCTCCAGCTGTGTAAAGCACAGGTTGTATCAGTGCAAACATTAAACAGCGGTCTCCATTGCTGCTGGATATGCTCCATGCATTGCACTTTTACCTTTGAATCCCTTTCAGTGCGCTGCTGTTTGTGCAAAGTGTTTAAACATGTTAAGTGTACAAACACAAGCTCGGAGATCTGTCGCACCTCCAGATTTTCACATGAGGTCATGTGCTTTTCCACAGAAATCCGCTTCCACACAGGCTGAGCTGAACGTGCCCATATCGAGCATTCGCACGTGGGTGGTTATAAAAATAGCTGCTTTGCAAAGCTGTGTGCAGAAACGGTATCCTAGCACGACTGACGGAATCGAGAGAATTGTTTTTATCTGAAGGGGGGAAAAGCCCTTTCAAAAGACGAGGCCGTGTCTCCAGCTTGATGCGTCCCCTTGAAAACTGCAGCCTGGCACCGGTTTCACCATCGGCAGGCTGCAGGCAGGCTTGATAAACACGACAACACTCTCTATTATTTATACTGAGGGAGGACTGccctgcagcacagacactgggAAGGAGACGGCAAAGTCAACAGAACAAAACTGTCTGACTTGTATtggtctgtgtgagagtgtgtgtgtgtgtgtgtgtgtgtgtgtgtgtctgcttgctTCATAGCCTACAGTACCTACATAAAACTGTCTTGTGCTGGATGTGACACAAAAGCAAATTGAAaggtgcagaaaaaaaagaaagtcttgATGGCTATCGGCTCTGTAGACAGAAGGCACGTATTATTAGAAACCGGGCATGCAGCTATTTTTGATTCACATCCTAAAGTAACTGCTCAGCTATACATTAATAATCCCTTGTAGACATATGAATATTGCTGCCCTGggcgtgttttatttttattggagtCTACTGGAAGCAGTCTTGTGGGGTCTATTTGTATTACCAGTTCAAACTACCATTAAGAAACCCCAAACAGACTGCTGCCAATAGCTTAACAACAGGGATCAGGACAGATacatatttatactgtatttctgtttacaGAAAGGGAGATGGGTAGTTAATTAAGGAATGGGCAGTTCCTGGCCTCTGTTACCTTAGtgccagaaataaaaaataaataaaaaaaaccctgctgttggtACTACTGTCACATCAGTGCTTTGCTATGGGGTCGTGTGAGATTAAGGGTTAAGGTATTATATACAGTTGTTGCATGTTCATTAGCTCTGCTCATCAGGATAAAAGGCCATTCAAAAGCGAGCCTATGTCAGCGGAGGGCGCCTTTCACCCTGCAGGCAAAAGGCAGGTAGCGTCAGTAAATATGACACGCAGCCCCCATATCTGCTGAAGAGACTTTATATTCTCAGCTCTTTTAACACTGTGATGCGAAAGCTGTGCTCTCTGATGCACTGTCCTTATACAGGAGGGCTGTAAATCATGACATCACATCTGTGCACAGAGTACAGACTGGATAGTGTGCAACTGAATAGAAAACAATTATACAGTACCTTCAATCATAGGAGCGCAAACTGTACCAAGACACTACTACTGTACAGAAAcgttactacgactactacgactactactaataataataataataataataataataataataataataataataataataacatacatacagtgtataaaaagaagaaatattgtaataaaaaaaataatattctgtaTTGACAAACACCGTATATACTGCCAGGTATGCAGTGCGATTCTGTGCACATCCCCCACACAGACACATATGTTCGGAATATACTGTCATGGAGAAATGGTAATTGGGACTATTTACCTGAGTGTAATTAACTATCGCACTGCTACATGGTATTCGCGACACTGTCAATAATATTATCAGCGGCACCGTAGGGTACAGTACCTGTCAGCCCTCCTCCGCCCTCCCCATACCCTCGCCTCCTCTGCAGAACGAAGTAATCGTTGGACTTCTCCGTCGCCCAGAGCTTCAGTGCATTCTTCAGCAGCACCTCCTCGGGTTTAAGCCACATCTTTTAAATCTGCTGTTTCGATTTCCTACACCTCGGCGTTCATTTCCACTGCCACATACTCCCCACGGTTGCTTCTGTTTACAGTTGGAGGAATCCTTCACACACGTATACAGAAACCCTGCCACAGTGGACGGCCAACCGGGCGCTTCTGGGGATTGTAGTACCGGGAGGCATCCACAATTCCACAGGCTGGACGTGAAACGGTCGATGCTttggactacatttcccagaatccCTCGGCAGTAACACTGTGTAGCTGATCCATGACTTTGTAGTTAGGTTAAATATTGCCCTCTAATGGTAGattaagatttaaaaacaaatagccTCTAAAAACAGGATCCTTCAAACCAGGCAATTTAAATGCCATCGGTACATGCTATATTAAATATACTACTCagtacaacaaacacacaatttgACGGATAAGTATGCAAATGTATAGAAAATTATCTTCtggaagcaaataaataaatacataaaataacctGTGGGtactatatacatttttattaatgtcAATTAAAGGGACAGTGAGTATTAGAATACTatcttaaataataatttaaaatttcTGAAGGGTTACCTTACGGTTGAATTGATATAAATAAAGCGAAAGCAACGCATTAGGGATCTGTGCGTGGTGCATCGCACAGATGCACCCCAACCAGTCCCTGTATCTGTATACGTGTAGATCACATTCTCTCCACAAAACAAGCGTTTCAATTCGCACAATCTTTACACCAGAGTGCCATTGTCTTCCTCTAAATAATCTTAATGTGTAATCCACTTTCCATCCATCTGAGTGGCATCCTTACCTTTAAACAAAGATCACGTGCAAACTGCACTTCCCATAGAAAGAACAGAATGAGCAGTTGTTAAATGCTGGGGCGTCTGTGGAACCTGCTTGACGTGGCTCCCTCCCAAGAGGCACATGAGCCGTCTTATGGGTTTCATGCAAACCCATCTCTGTATGTTCTCATGCCGCCTGTGCACCAGTTAACACTGTCATcatgcaaaatgtgttcattctacagggtgatgcaaaacttttggccataactagGTTAGTCCTCATTAATCAATCTAACTCGTTCCGATCCGTTAAACCAATTCCCGGGATCATGTGCTTGGTACGCCTCCGCGGTTAGTGCAGATCTTCTAATCCGCAGTGCAGTCCACTTGATGTGCCTGAATCACTGGTTCTGTAACCGACCCTTTAAGTGCCCTGATGCTTGTCATTAATTGATACACAGCCCAGTCAGACCAGTGTTTTACTGTATACCCTGCGAAGTGGAACAGGAGCTCCCCTGCAACAGCCCTGTTCTGTTCTACACAATCATCACAACCTGCCCGACATAGAATAAATGAGCAACTTTCCTAAATAAGAATCCTGCAGTTTCACAGAAAACCCCCACATggacagaacaaaaacacacacaagcagtTTAATAGTGAAGGAatttatttacaatttgtttGAGTGTGgattttactttattataaagCTTTAATTATATGTACATCAGTTATCAAATACCCTACTCTTGACAGATAGATATAGCAGGAAAGAGAACTAATACGAAGTCTTTCTGATTGATAGAAATACTTTGGAGTACATGTCTAAGCCAGTCCACTGTGGTGCCGTAGCTATGTGGAAAGAGACGAAAAGGAGTCCCATCTTCCTGATCTCACAGTAACATTACAGATGAACGTCACAACAATATTACAATACAGAGGACAGCTTAAATAAAGTGCAGGCAGTCTGgatttggaaaaacaaaaacaaaaacaaaaaaaaacacatgtggtTTCAAAAAGTTAAGGCAATCAAGTAAACAGATAAAGTGAATCAAACAAATGTAAGCCTGTGCTCAGGAATTGGACGCGCTTCGGTTACGTACCAAAATCGGTGCTGCTGTGCATTTTAAATGTGAAGCATAAAAACGATAAGGATACGAAGGactcgccaaaaaaaaaaaaaagaaaaaaaacacacacacaataaaacccAGAATAGGTGTTATGAAGAACACAAACAAAGAACAGCTCTGCAGGGGGCAGCATTGCTGTTTTAAGCACAGGTGCCATTGCATCTTGTTCTGGTACCATAGCCCTGACTAAAGCAGACGCCTATTcaaatttatttaatgtatttttttcttttatttacaataGTTACCaatataatgcttttaaaattaaactgTATAGCTTTAAAACCAAAAGTTACTTTGTCCCTTACAGTATTGCTGATGCCCTTTTACTGCAAAACAGACCAATAGATTGAACCACAGGGGTGCCAGTTTGAACTGGACAGATCCCTCTCTGGAGGCAAAACGCTgggactggtttaaaaaaaaacacccccacacacaaCCACCACCATTTGGACAAaccatatataaacatttaagTTCACATGAACTTATCTAAACAGAGACAGGAACAATGTGTGCCACTTAAATGGCAAAGATTAGTTGATTCAGAACcattaaaaaacacattgcatTTATTACTGCTCCACGAATGTTTTTTTCGCAAAGCCTGAAATTTCAGTACGAGATAATTGTATAAtaaatttacatacaattaaacaataaaaatccTTAAAAGCCCTTTAGCCTATGCAAACATGTCCACTTTCTAGTCATTCTATATACATGAAGCAAGTGCAtagaatattaataaaataaaatcaatgcatGAGCAAAGGTTTTGCTTTTAGGGTTTTTATAAATTAGATCCTCGTTTTAACCATCTCAAACTCTAATACATCCCTGATTTAAGAGTAGGTCAAACCTACAGTTAATTATTGGTTTAGTGACATCAGCGTCACGATAGAGCATTTCCAGGAGATAAGGGTGCGACTGATTTGTGCGCCTGGTCCCATGGTAGCAGCATCCTGAAACTCCTGTGCATGAAGCAGCTCAGGTCTGGACTTGCTGCAGGTTGTCATAGCGAGGGGCACCTTCCTCCGTTTCAAAGGTGAGGTTGTCGTAGTGTGGGAGCACCTCCATCCTCACCACGCTGTTCGCTGGAATCGGATCTGATGTGCAGAAACAAAAGCAGCACTGGTTAATGTTTAGACGTGCCAAGGCAAAGACACCCAGACTTCAATCGATTTCACTACAAGGAGCAAAAAACTGTCTGAATTCTACCCATATGCCAGCCATACCGCACATCTACAATGCTACCACTGGGAGGACCCATCATGCATCTGcaacacacacagcaagcagGAGGGAGTTGCTGTTCAAGGCTTGTCTTAAGAGCCAGATGCTTTATCACTCGCATTGCAATTTAGTAAACGATGGCAGTCACAATAGCAATAGTTTGGATGCCCTGCCTCAAAATGAGGTGCCGTCTTTCACTGTATAAATGATTAACATGcatgaagtagtttttttttttttttttaatctcccaGTCCACACTTACTCTCTTCCTCCAACACGCGCTCGTCCACTTCATGTACAGAGGCGTACCCCGATGAGGCGGTCTCACTGAGGCTATCCTCTGTGGGGAGCGGGGCGCTGCTTTCAGGGGCGCTGCTAAGCACTGGCACACTTTGAACTGGCTCACTAGCTTCCTCATCATCAGGCTGCTAAAAATGCAAAGAGGAACAGAAAAGGCCGTTAAGCAGAAGTAACCCGTTTAAAGAAGGCACTGCACTGAAGCACAATGCCGTACCAACGGCTTCAATAGTTTCATTTCATATCCACATTGAGGGTTTCATTAGCTCAGGATTTCTCGAGATACATGACACTGCATATTACATGTTTGAATGGCTCATTTTAATACACAGGTTTTAATCAAGTACCATCAATGCTGAGGATGCATTTATCCTGCTCCTCCAAGGACATTGAATAGACAgccttattaaacatttaaaaaagacaggACGGGTACACTATAGATCACGTGCACCGGGTTTAGGAGATGGCACTGTTATCATGCAATCAGTGAAGCATTAAACAGTCAGGGTTAACAGCAAGCTACCTCAATGCCCAGAGCCTTCAGGATGTCACATTTACACATGGGGCAGGTTCTGTGTTCCAGAAGCCAAGGGTCAATGCAGGTTTTGTGGAACAGGTGGCTGAAATAAAAGGAAAGCAAGGTTTTAAAACCACATTAAGAAAGCAAATGATTTAGCTTGGTCCACCTATATACAAACCAGATTGTTTTGCaccttatttcattttattttacagcaaatgGTAGTTTTTAGTTGACTGGTCTGTGCCTTATAATTGAAAACAAGGGTACTATGGTCTGGAATtctgcataaaacaaaaatacccaCACAGCCAGAAGGCTTTACAGATAAGTTCATTGttaaactacagtatattgaaaGAAAGTGAAATATAAGAAAGTAAACATGCGTTTGTGCCCAAGGTGTTTGTTTCAAGATATGAACAGGCCAGGGTGAACCAAGAAGTGTTATAATGGGTGTGACCTGGTTAAGGACAAACTCTTAtcagttataaacacacacagtgtgcAGCAGTCACACAGTGGTACAGAGGTACACGTCACAAGCCAGCAcaattttccttttcatttttcaatttgtttccGTATGAGTCAAATGGGGGTCCAAGGGGAAATTCTGCAGCAAAGCAATTTGATATTTTTGACCAAGTCAAATCTTTCCTGGAATCCCCACGAGAGCGAGTCTCCTTTTGTTATATACATAGAGAAGTTACAGCAAAGAGCTTGTTTACAGAAAGTCCTTGGGGTAACCATCACCTGCTGCTGTTCAATACCACATGGTACACCCGAGCTGTACTGTTCTGAGAATAATCAGAACTGCCATCAGCAAGTACCATCTACCCAAGGAGGATCAACACCCACACTCCAGGCAGCTCAGAAGAAGCCCGCACAGTGCTTTACACTGGAGCTCCAATGCTTAACACAGCAGCCTCGGGTTGGGTGTAAAGGAGAATTCCACTGAACAGGCCAGCAAACCAGTTACAAGTATGCCCATGCACAGACAAGTCAACTTTAAAATGAGGTCCTTTCTGCACTGTTACTCTGTACGAGAGAGAACACACCTACAAAAGGGACATTTGTTTCAAGTCACCGAGGAGAGAACTCTACACGTGTTTAAGTACCAGGAACTGATTTGTTCTGGATAGTCACGCTTGTTTATTTTTCGGTCATCTTCGAAAGACTGTTAATAACTTTACTGCATGCTGTGAATTGAGAAGTTCAGGTAAATAGCTGATGAAACACTGGCGGGGTGACCCTGCCATACTAGTAAatagttgccatggaaacaaggTGCACACAGCCAGGAAGGCAGAGAAATCTTTAAATAATGCATTGCCcctttaacagtgaacacaaccCACTAAAAAGGGACCGGATGCAACAGACATGAGGTACTGTACTTGCCACTAAACTGCAAAGACAGCACCTACTAAACACCTGTCATGACCAACACATACTTGCAGGTTAATATGCGCACGACATCGTTCAGTTTGTAGACCTCGATGCAAACCGCACAGCTGTCCGCGTCTGCTCCAATCTcctattaaaaacacaaataaataagacTTATTTCTTTCCATCTCATGTAACTCCAGCAGTACAGGCTTTGTCGAGCCCAACAAACCCAACTTTGAGTAAGATCACAAGTTTACCTTGTCGCCTGGCTTTAGAGTTCGGACCTCCAACTGGCCGATGGCTTTCTTGGCATCCGCTTTGAGCTGCTTCTGTAAAACAGCAGAAACACACCGATGAGAAATCAAGATCACACGAGGCTACATCACGTGTACAAACCTGCCTGCTTCACAACAGTGGCAAAGCATGAGAAGGAATGTGAACCAGTCTGCACTCCACAGACCCAGACCCCAGTGGAGAGCTTGTTACTGGCTAGATATCTCCCagaataaaaaacattaactcaGGGTCCTTTTTGTTTAGATGATCACCTTGATCATTTTAGAAGAACAAAAGCTAACCTTATTGCAATGGATTAGAGAAGTCTGTAAGGTACAGCAGGAGCACAAGAGCTGGATCTTTAAATGAGGGAACATCGAGTAACAACACTTCCTCTGGGAGTGTTTACTGACAAAGGAAACTGCTGTGATTACAGTGGATTCCAAAGGGGATTTCCACAGAAAAAGCAGGACACCTTAATGACTCCTGTGTGTTAGAGTAATCTCATTACAGGGCTGCGTGGTGTAGATTCAGGGATGATGCTGTGGGAAAATGACAGCTCTTTGTACAGTCCTGTGCCCCTCCTGTGTAAGTGTATAAAATCAACAATCAGTTCTTTACTTGAGTAACAGCTGATAACATGGACTATGCTGCCTCACTATGACCGAAGGAAACTAAACTCCTAATGGATGAAGTGACAGTGTGACACACCCTCtattgcatgcacccattttccatcTAAAACTACATATAGGTGGCATGTGCCAAGGCAAGAGTATTGCTGTTATTTAACATTCATCCAACAGACGACAGATCAGGACACAGACTGTTTATATTAAACTTGCATGTCAACAAGCTAAGCATGCCGCCATGGGGGAGGGGGAGCATATTTTAGCATTAATCTACATTCAATTTTCTCCTCAAAAACTTAATTCAAGTGCCAGAATTGACCAGCTTCCAGGAGCAGTGGGCGAGCAATACTACAGTTTCTTTCAAGATCCTCGTCTCCAGACAATGGAGCCACTTTGACGTCTTAAGTTGCGTTCTGCATTCTGTTCTAAGAACGCTGGCTCAATCTCAGTAGGGTTGGAATTAGTCCTGGAGTAGTACTACTTGGTAATTTCTACTGGACAGACAGTGTCTTTAAAATAAATGGCTGGGAGAGCTGTTCAAACTCAGCTAAAGGTTTATCTGTACATGCTAACTCGATTCCCAACCCACACAGCCTCCATGGAAACCAACTCATTCTCTAGCCCTGCTTTGGGATTAAGGGGAACACCTTACATAGACAGGTAACCTTAGCAACACCAGCTGCAACTTCCAGTTAATTCCCCTGATGTGTCCCAAGCCTTCTTGGTAAGCATTGGGTTACCCATGGACAAGCAGTCTGAGACAACCCCTCTCCACCACTGTGGTTTACATACAAATGTTTACATAACAGCGCTTTCCTCTTGTCAAATGGAAATAGCAGTTGCAAATAAAGGAGTTTGAGGTCAGCGGCGTCTTGGACTTATGTGCTGTATTTATCACAAAAGAACTGCTACAGTAAATAGAACAGCTTCAAAGATCATCCAGTTGCTGAAGGTCATCAAcaaacccctccccctccctccagtTTGTGTTTGCAGCAGCGCTACGTCTCTCTAAAGTCAGCTTCTGCTACAACCACCACCAGTGCAGGCTTGGTCCACAGTGTGCGCAAGTATATACAGCCTCAGCAAGGGAACAAGCCCAGAAGACAGCCAAGCAGGGATTCATGGATTGCGTTCGCTCCTGAAGTCCTATAGGGTAGCCATTTAAGTGTAGCTAGAGATTCTCAAGACGCAGTACAGAGCAAAGTGAATACCTGTCTCCTGTTCAGCGCTCTGGAGGTGTGGAGCCGACGGGCAGAGTAGAAGATGAAGTATCCCACGGTGGCAGCGGTGACGATGAAGAAGGAGATGGAGATGAAGAAAACCGAGTAGTGGCTCATCCAGGGGCCATGCTGCTTGCCCACCTTGATGGTCAGGGTGACCTGGATCCCGCTGTGGATCAGCTGCATGATCTCCATGCCCTTGCTGTTGCCAACCATGATGGCGACTGTGTCCTTCGCCCCTGGGAAAGAATGACCAGGTTAGGAATACCGGAGGAGTAACAgtggtgtggggtggggtggggtgggggggcgcAGGTTCAAACAGTGAATCTCAAAACCCATCCACGACAATCAGGCTAGGAACACCAGAGGACTGACAGTGCTTGGGGGGGCAAACTACGAATCGCCTCAAAAGCCATCCACTacaataatctttattaaagcttcGACTGTGGAGGCCAGTACAAGAAcacacattaataaaaaataaaaaaagaaatcggaAAACGAAAgatcttttggttttcattttcttCTCAATGAGTCCAGATCGCTATCTGCACACATTTGCAAGGGATCTGCACTGAAGTTGTTTGACTGGTTTTCcatagtgttaaataaaaaaaacaaaaaaaacaacaacaacaacacacacacttatattACTCACTTCTGTGGCAGCAATCAATAAAGCACCCTCTAGCGAGCCGGGCGCCTGCACACACCCAGATGAAGAGTTAACCCatcacacacacccccacacttAACCCATCACACACTTAACCCatcacacacccacacccacacccacacttaacccatcacacacacacacctaatgCCCTGAAGCCGAACTCATTCACCCCACAGAGCCGACTGAATTCAGAAAGATGGCTAGTGGAGGGCAGCGAGGTGCAAAAGAAACCAAAGCCGGAGCACAGGCATACAAAatacaaactaaataaatatacatcAATTGTTTTATGCATCAGCAGTTTATACATCCTGCTCTTAAACATGAAATACATTCAAAGACGAAAgcagaaatgtatttctttaatttTAAAGGGGCTGCGTCTCAAGAATGAAGCCAGGACAGTGGAGCCCGCTTCATAATAAGACAAGCAGCACACGGTTCAAGAGTTTAAGGAACGAAAGCAAACAGATGTGATCTGCCTGATGAAGCAGCACATTGTTAACACAACACAGTTTCCTGATCAGCAAGCAAATGTATTCTTCCAGTATTTGTTTATGTGAATGTTACAGCAGGTGTGGTTGCGCATTCACAAAAGCAGCACTGTTCACAAGCTGGGGTAGATAAAATGAATAGGGAAGAGAGTGGATTAGCCAAATTTAATTCTCATTTGATTAGTGTCTAGCAATCTCACTGGAGCGTGTGCTCGCTTTTAAAAGTAAATGTT
This genomic stretch from Acipenser ruthenus chromosome 16, fAciRut3.2 maternal haplotype, whole genome shotgun sequence harbors:
- the LOC117412651 gene encoding E3 ubiquitin-protein ligase RNF128-like isoform X3; this encodes MGRKNGCCFLLLWFVVFVFQSPAGASVVWTALLEISYRSPGSTETVSEVCECGLYGLDSPLHGASGVVGIPSSLDLDACEADTHFNVSEAPWIALIERGNCTFTDKIEVAVRNGASAVVIFNVHGTGDETRPMVHNGAKDTVAIMVGNSKGMEIMQLIHSGIQVTLTIKVGKQHGPWMSHYSVFFISISFFIVTAATVGYFIFYSARRLHTSRALNRRQKQLKADAKKAIGQLEVRTLKPGDKEIGADADSCAVCIEVYKLNDVVRILTCNHLFHKTCIDPWLLEHRTCPMCKCDILKALGIEQPDDEEASEPVQSVPVLSSAPESSAPLPTEDSLSETASSGYASVHEVDERVLEEENPIPANSVVRMEVLPHYDNLTFETEEGAPRYDNLQQVQT
- the LOC117412651 gene encoding E3 ubiquitin-protein ligase RNF128-like isoform X4; translation: MGRKNGCCFLLLWFVVFVFQSPAGASVVWTALLEISYRSPGSTETVSEVCECGLYGLDSPLHGASGVVGIPSSLDLDACEADTHFNVSEAPWIALIERGNCTFTDKIEVAVRNGASAVVIFNVHGTGDETRPMVHNGAKDTVAIMVGNSKGMEIMQLIHSGIQVTLTIKVGKQHGPWMSHYSVFFISISFFIVTAATVGYFIFYSARRLHTSRALNRRQKQLKADAKKAIGQLEVRTLKPGDKEIGADADSCAVCIEVYKLNDVVRILTCNHLFHKTCIDPWLLEHRTCPMCKCDILKALGIEPDDEEASEPVQSVPVLSSAPESSAPLPTEDSLSETASSGYASVHEVDERVLEEENPIPANSVVRMEVLPHYDNLTFETEEGAPRYDNLQQVQT
- the LOC117412651 gene encoding E3 ubiquitin-protein ligase RNF128-like isoform X2 — translated: MSFHGKRSVCCWLLLVCIFYFTCLHGSNASSLWTAYVNISFVDPQTNKTVWEDEESGLYGQNSDITNANGIVVLPDPLHGCSEHTVYDVPEYAKKKWIALVQRGNGCTFTEKITQAGFRGAVAVVIFNYPTLGNEVIEMYHPGAKDTVAIMVGNSKGMEIMQLIHSGIQVTLTIKVGKQHGPWMSHYSVFFISISFFIVTAATVGYFIFYSARRLHTSRALNRRQKQLKADAKKAIGQLEVRTLKPGDKEIGADADSCAVCIEVYKLNDVVRILTCNHLFHKTCIDPWLLEHRTCPMCKCDILKALGIEPDDEEASEPVQSVPVLSSAPESSAPLPTEDSLSETASSGYASVHEVDERVLEEENPIPANSVVRMEVLPHYDNLTFETEEGAPRYDNLQQVQT
- the LOC117412651 gene encoding E3 ubiquitin-protein ligase RNF128-like isoform X1 — its product is MSFHGKRSVCCWLLLVCIFYFTCLHGSNASSLWTAYVNISFVDPQTNKTVWEDEESGLYGQNSDITNANGIVVLPDPLHGCSEHTVYDVPEYAKKKWIALVQRGNGCTFTEKITQAGFRGAVAVVIFNYPTLGNEVIEMYHPGAKDTVAIMVGNSKGMEIMQLIHSGIQVTLTIKVGKQHGPWMSHYSVFFISISFFIVTAATVGYFIFYSARRLHTSRALNRRQKQLKADAKKAIGQLEVRTLKPGDKEIGADADSCAVCIEVYKLNDVVRILTCNHLFHKTCIDPWLLEHRTCPMCKCDILKALGIEQPDDEEASEPVQSVPVLSSAPESSAPLPTEDSLSETASSGYASVHEVDERVLEEENPIPANSVVRMEVLPHYDNLTFETEEGAPRYDNLQQVQT